The following are encoded together in the Cheilinus undulatus linkage group 3, ASM1832078v1, whole genome shotgun sequence genome:
- the si:dkey-222f2.1 gene encoding intermediate filament protein ON3, with product MSLSRSKRISSSNSVRSSGGSRRLSGFGPVQGGFSGISLSSSSLYAGTNGHHHGLAAPLASLSVNKSLLAPLNLEIDPNLSMSRAHEKEQIKSLNNRFASFIDKVRYLEQQNKMLETKYELLQGQGVGRSNVEPLFEAYMAGLRRQMDLVNNDKIKLDGELRNMQGLVEDYKHKYEDEINKRNNLENDFVILKKDVDSAYLVKADLEDKVGALTDEINFLRNIYEEELRELQASIKDTSVVVQMDNSRSLNMEQIVVEVKAQYEEIAARSREEAEAWYKCKFDQMSDQATRFGDELRLVKGEVAEVNRLISRLQSEIEAVKAQRSGLENQLAEAEERGELAVKEAKARTRDLEDALQRAKQDMARQLREYQDLMNLKLALDIEIATYRKLLEGEEDRLGQQSILNIQAVSNYSPKSTNGFHSSSSSSPAPKLLIKTTETRDSSRYSTH from the exons ATGAGTCTGAGCCGTTCAAAGAGAATCAGCTCCAGTAACTCGGTCCGGAGCAGCGGCGGATCCAGGAGGCTGAGTGGCTTTGGTCCGGTTCAGGGGGGTTTCAGCGGGATCTCtctgagcagcagctctctgtATGCAGGTACTAACGGCCATCACCATGGGCTGGCCGCCCCGCTGGCGTCCCTGTCCGTCAACAAGAGCCTGCTGGCCCCCCTCAACCTGGAGATAGACCCCAACCTGTCCATGAGCCGGGCCCACGAGAAGGAGCAGATCAAGAGCCTCAACAACCGCTTCGCCAGCTTCATCGACAAG GTGCGTTATCTTGAGCAGCAGAATAAGATGCTTGAGACCAAGTACGAGCTGCTGCAGGGTCAGGGCGTGGGCCGCTCCAACGTGGAGCCACTGTTTGAAGCCTACATGGCAGGCCTGCGGCGTCAGATGGACCTGGTCAACAACGACAAGATTAAACTGGACGGAGAGCTGAGGAACATGCAGGGGCTGGTGGAGGACTACAAACACAA GTACGAGGACGAGATCAACAAGAGGAACAACCTGGAGAACGACTTTGTCATCCTGAAGAAG GATGTAGACTCTGCCTACCTGGTGAAGGCCGACCTGGAGGATAAAGTCGGAGCCCTGACGGATGAGATCAACTTCCTGCGGAACATTTATGAAGAG GAGCTGCGTGAGCTGCAGGCGAGCATCAAAGACACGTCGGTGGTGGTTCAGATGGACAACAGCCGTAGCCTGAACATGGAGCAGATCGTGGTCGAGGTCAAAGCTCAGTACGAAGAGATCGCCGCCCGCAGCCGAGAGGAGGCCGAAGCCTGGTACAAGTGCAAA TTCGACCAGATGTCGGATCAGGCCACTCGCTTTGGAGACGAGCTCCGCCTCGTGAAGGGCGAGGTGGCCGAGGTCAACAGGCTGATCAGCCGTCTGCAGAGTGAGATCGAGGCCGTCAAAGCTCAGCGCAGCGGCCTGGAGAACCAGCTGGCCGAGGCCGAGGAACGAGGAGAGCTCGCCGTGAAAGAGGCCAAAGCTCGGACCAGAGACCTGGAGGACGCCCTGCAGAGAGCCAAACAGGACATGGCCCGCCAGCTCCGAGAGTACCAG gACCTGATGAACCTCAAACTGGCTCTGGACATCGAGATCGCCACGTACAGGAAGTTGCTGGAAGGGGAGGAGGACAG ACTCGGTCAACAGTCCATCCTTAACATCCAGGCCGTCTCCAACTACA GTCCAAAGAGTACTAACGGGTTtcacagtagcagcagcagctctccggCTCCTAAACTGCTGATAAAGACgactgagaccagagacagCAGCAGATACAGCACTCACTGA